The nucleotide sequence actttttaccacttttcgccagttctgtaaaatttgtaaccacttctcgccacccacttgaaaagaaccacactcggttattttaggcaatgctatgaaaagaatacattcaccatttctctttccttgtgatcactttattattacagtagactctcgcaaattcggctcttttaagatcgggctactttttaattcgggcagcggttacatttgaaaaaagtttgttgtcatttttcaagtttgattatgattatcaaatgaatgaaatatgctcaaatttagcatggtttgtcttagttttgatgtgattttgcattattgagggattttcatgcaatttacgatatatatcagtgtgtaaactcaatatctatttgaacatgtcgcccgaatttctgtctaattcggctgacgtttcggtcccatatgcccgaatttgagagagtctactgtactctctttaaatgatttttcttcacttttatttgagaaatcaaattatggggcttttgctgaaagtaaacaatgcagatttgacaactgagaatatgtacgaagtgaagttagcgtcgcctattgaaaagatatggcgacaggtggtaaaatcaatttcagaatattaccacttctcgccatgcctcatttttatacaaaaataatataaaatgaaatattaattgactaaatacaaattttatgtattccacaagtgcaattaaatattcaatagacaaattatttacccaaataggtatttttggcctgatgaaaatttgacgacacttagtacatttggtaagagatgttggattcgatgcacttgcttaaaatattgctctaaaaagtgatcaaaatcgtgaatccaaaacgaataattattatttttcgattctatgtgtagaagcagaaacaatacaaaaaaaattgcgactcatttatttcataaattgcgaaaaatagcgatttcaatgtaagtggcgagaagtggggtactggcgagaactggtgattccaccctatgttttagaagtagtcaaggtgaatattttgtCCATTATTGACACTCAATTTGAGaccataaaatttttcaaaatgtaattttcgaaAGTCGAATTTAAACAATTCTGGAAGACAAATTTTTCagtcgatttgcttaaatttagattttttgaaatgtttttaaatttggaactTATCTGTCGTATTGGGTTCTTATCCGAAATTCATCCGTAAGATACATGCTTAATTTATCTTTTTTGAAGCtgtagattttatttattaattcaaaaACGTGTAACAGGGCTACGGATCAAAGGCCAAGAGATACCGAATTCCAGCTTTTGATAACCCCCCAAAACCAAGTTTTTTGGTTAATTTCAAAAAGAatccctagattttttttaaattatgttttaaTGAGATAAATCAAAAATCTATAGAAACTTCTTGGTTTTATAAGGAGATCGTTTCTGCTTCATATCAtatttatacgattttttttttgatctgagaagaattacaaaatttttagtcTAATAATGATTAAAAATAGCCAAAAGTGCCTATCCACATGAATAATTTTAGATTCTGAACCATCTGAACAAAAGGGAAagagtattttttcttttattggttTTTACCAATTAATTACGATCTTTAAGTGGtaagattaaaattttcatgcctacactgagagaaatccgaaaaagttaaaataacattccggaaatgttaattttaccctgcagtattgatccgaaaactgtgtaaatattaccctttttaggtgtattatgagttaaagttacccttcttccatgttgattttacctttaaaaggtgtaaaattaacattaaaaaatgttgatatatttttacacctaaaaagtgttaaagttacgacgaaaaaaagttaatcgcagccttttttctcagtgtagggttaaaggaaaaaaaaccggAAAAGcatggaaaatgaaaataaacctTACCGAATCCTTTTAGAATCTCCATCAGTTGAGCCCTTTGATTTTTGATTTGATTGAGAAATTGCTCAGATCCAAGATGCTGCAGAGATTTAACCATCACAGAAACAGTCTCGATTCCCTTGCTCTGATTCTTAGTGATCCAGTACGCCAGAAACATGCAATTGTTGTGAAAAAGAGCGGTTTGTTGGGGTATATTGAGGAGGAGTTTGGCATGGTAGGTGGGCATTTCTGTGAGATATCTGTCGAGAATAATTGAAATGGTGGACAAGAGGCCTTGAGCAACTTTTTCCTCACTGCCCTCAATCTCCTTGAGGACACGTTCCATCAAAGAAATTAGCTCCATTGTGCTCTTGGACACCATGCAGTTGGGGAATATTGCTGGACCAGATGCTCCTGCATCTGCCGAACCCAATTTCTCGGATACAAGTATCATGTCATGAAGATCTTTTCTCATAATGTCCACTGCATTGTCCAGGATGTTCCTGAAGAAGCGATTGCGGAAgagtaattcaattttttccgcATAATCCAGAAATTCTCGGTCTTCTTCAGTGAAAAAGAGCATCTCCATGAGAAATTCATTGAATTCTGTGATATCTGTGACCAGAGTGCTCTCATTCATCTCTATCATATTGTCCGGAATTGAGTAATCGAGGCATTCGCTGATGATGAGCTTCGTGAATGTCTCCTTCATGTACTCACGGAGGATCTTGAAGACACATTCGGTCTCCGTGATGGAAATATTCATGTGACCGAGGCaggaaaaggcatttttaatgtgctgaaaaactttcttgtaaTTTGGACGGAGATTCTCATCCTCTCTCTCCTTGGTACTATACGACAGTTGGAGAGTCACAAATTGAGGATCATTCTCCTTATCTACGTCCAAGGACACTGGCTTGGTAATCAAAGGTTTAAAGACATTCTCCATTAGGAATTCACACATCTTCCGGGAGTTGTATTTGGCACTAACCAGTGCAGTGACAATTTCATGGAGTTCATCCTCGTTCTTGCTTATTTTCACCGTCACACATTTTGTGTTCTGAAATGTCTTCTCCTTCATCTGGACCAGAGactcaaatttcaatttgagaTTGTGCAGCATTGATTCGTTCTCGAGGTAGTAGCGAATCTTAATGTTTTCATAGCAGCTGAGATGCTTGAAAATATTATCCGTTGGATCCTGAATTAGACCTCTGAGTTCACAAATCAGATTCATCACGGTCAGGTGCTCATCGTGAGATTTTGCCGATTCAATGTCCCTGAACAGTtggtcaattttgagaattttgtgtGTCACCCTCAATCCTTGAGCGATCTCTTGGAAATTCTCATGGCATCTTTGGAGCTCTTCACTAGCTGCTTTCATCTTCACCTCTTCCTCCACAGTTTTAAGCAGATCATCCGTCTCGGCAAAAAGATTCTCACAATCCCCGTAGTAATACTCGTATTGATTCAAGTCCGGTAGAAAGTCAACGTATTTGTTCGTGACGAAACTCCTCACATTGTCCTGGAATTTCTTTATCTCACCTGTGagtttttgcacatttttccgGATGTCCATATTCTTATTCTCACTAACGAGCTCCACAACTTCACGCACAAAGCTCATTTTGTCAACAAAAAAGCCtacttttgcaaaaattaaccaCGCAAGCCG is from Phlebotomus papatasi isolate M1 chromosome 1, Ppap_2.1, whole genome shotgun sequence and encodes:
- the LOC129800017 gene encoding centromere/kinetochore protein zw10, translated to MSVCWRLAWLIFAKVGFFVDKMSFVREVVELVSENKNMDIRKNVQKLTGEIKKFQDNVRSFVTNKYVDFLPDLNQYEYYYGDCENLFAETDDLLKTVEEEVKMKAASEELQRCHENFQEIAQGLRVTHKILKIDQLFRDIESAKSHDEHLTVMNLICELRGLIQDPTDNIFKHLSCYENIKIRYYLENESMLHNLKLKFESLVQMKEKTFQNTKCVTVKISKNEDELHEIVTALVSAKYNSRKMCEFLMENVFKPLITKPVSLDVDKENDPQFVTLQLSYSTKEREDENLRPNYKKVFQHIKNAFSCLGHMNISITETECVFKILREYMKETFTKLIISECLDYSIPDNMIEMNESTLVTDITEFNEFLMEMLFFTEEDREFLDYAEKIELLFRNRFFRNILDNAVDIMRKDLHDMILVSEKLGSADAGASGPAIFPNCMVSKSTMELISLMERVLKEIEGSEEKVAQGLLSTISIILDRYLTEMPTYHAKLLLNIPQQTALFHNNCMFLAYWITKNQSKGIETVSVMVKSLQHLGSEQFLNQIKNQRAQLMEILKGFDLSDAVSELGLEPPKVVRQCLRQLDLLKNVWQTILPDVVYNKTMGNLLNEFCNELIRRILLVEDLPSAVANGLAEICGTIIDRAPGIFQDPLEINVAVKSWVKLKQLAMMLSGSLAEITEHWSGGKGPLTLNYKPEEIKHLIRALFQNTNRRAIALNSIVSAGEPCS